The following are encoded in a window of Roseimaritima ulvae genomic DNA:
- a CDS encoding class I SAM-dependent methyltransferase yields the protein MSNSMCLNQTSAKSEKERLQFRASERFRWHWAPVRVADTPWKIATASDPDGMLLEACQRQDAGEQGVIDPFWAAVWRASAGLDRFLESYALEGTRVLEVGCGTGRAGLSAALRGAQVTLTDGVSDPLLLVQLTVWALAQRCTVRRLRFGLDILPEKPYPLILGSDVTYLRQLWPELDRCLRQHLAAGGEVLLSDPYRIIANEFRDWIQAHGWDYREHKVVLADDPEHPIRIMQLRVR from the coding sequence ATGTCCAATTCCATGTGTCTAAACCAAACGTCGGCAAAGTCCGAAAAAGAACGACTGCAATTCCGTGCCAGCGAACGGTTTCGCTGGCATTGGGCTCCGGTGCGAGTCGCTGACACGCCGTGGAAGATCGCCACCGCCTCGGATCCCGACGGCATGCTGCTGGAAGCCTGCCAGCGACAAGACGCCGGCGAGCAGGGCGTGATCGATCCTTTTTGGGCAGCCGTCTGGCGAGCTTCCGCCGGCCTGGATCGGTTTCTTGAAAGCTACGCTCTGGAAGGCACCCGAGTCCTGGAGGTCGGCTGCGGAACCGGCCGCGCCGGACTGTCGGCGGCGCTGCGCGGCGCCCAGGTTACGCTGACCGATGGGGTCAGCGACCCGCTGCTGCTGGTCCAGCTGACCGTCTGGGCACTGGCTCAGCGATGCACCGTCCGCCGCCTGCGATTCGGCTTGGACATCTTGCCAGAGAAACCCTACCCCCTGATCCTCGGGTCCGACGTCACCTACCTGCGGCAACTGTGGCCCGAACTGGATCGGTGCTTGCGGCAGCATCTAGCGGCCGGCGGCGAGGTTTTGCTGAGTGACCCGTACCGCATCATCGCCAACGAATTTCGGGACTGGATCCAAGCCCACGGCTGGGATTATCGCGAACACAAAGTCGTCCTGGCCGACGATCCGGAGCACCCGATTCGGATCATGCAGCTAAGAGTACGTTAG
- a CDS encoding CerR family C-terminal domain-containing protein, with translation MSHAASRADDPRLRILDAAGPTFAKHGFDNATVREICAAAGVNVASVAYYFGDKMGLYLEVIRLIRGRREQEFPMPAQEGSAEQRLYLQIHTLLQRMLAGDAQGWEAQLMMREMQRPTEAFREMAEEYFRPLQEQLETTIGEILQSEAPAQLVPVHQLQQLALSVVGQCLYYRVGGDVVQQLVSPRDREQHYTTPSLARHITAVMLASLTGGTYFDCLHRSTASPTHE, from the coding sequence GTGTCCCACGCCGCTTCTCGCGCCGACGATCCCCGCCTCCGTATCCTCGATGCGGCCGGGCCCACGTTTGCCAAACACGGCTTTGACAACGCCACGGTGCGGGAAATCTGTGCCGCCGCGGGGGTCAACGTTGCCAGCGTGGCATACTACTTTGGCGACAAGATGGGCCTGTACCTGGAAGTCATCCGTCTGATTCGCGGCCGCCGGGAGCAGGAGTTCCCAATGCCCGCCCAAGAGGGCAGCGCCGAGCAACGGCTGTATCTACAGATTCACACTCTGTTGCAGCGGATGCTGGCCGGCGACGCCCAAGGCTGGGAAGCCCAGTTGATGATGCGTGAAATGCAGCGTCCCACGGAAGCCTTTCGCGAGATGGCCGAGGAGTATTTTCGCCCACTGCAGGAACAGTTGGAAACAACGATCGGTGAAATCCTGCAGTCGGAAGCCCCCGCCCAGTTGGTGCCGGTTCACCAGCTGCAGCAGTTGGCGCTGAGCGTTGTGGGGCAATGTTTGTATTACCGAGTTGGCGGAGACGTCGTACAGCAATTGGTTTCCCCGCGCGACCGCGAACAACACTACACCACGCCCTCGCTGGCACGTCACATCACCGCTGTTATGCTGGCCTCCTTGACCGGGGGCACCTATTTCGATTGCCTGCACCGATCCACTGCGAGTCCCACGCATGAGTGA
- a CDS encoding BamA/OMP85 family outer membrane protein → MRHATHESSVKSLPPALAALFVSTSFLIGSLGCTRMPSSNFAPPPFTSSQSMRPTSASSAAVASSPASTAPTAAAPQASVAASRVSTGSAATTGNVWPGSSNTVVRGQGGGGFSLPPTFQVGADAGRHSRTPLPVSGQPDTRVAQGQSSGTLPAPAQLNAPTTSPGYSSAQPPATTGAIPPSFQNAPAGPPIQVVPSGPGFTDGTVFGDPAYAGTTFPQAPPYMPRDNVADLVINGAPGRTGRIMLGGAVNSDAGITGQLTIDERNFDIRRWPTSFQDLFSGTAFRGDGQSFRIEAAPGSTYQRYSVQFGEPNLFDTNVSMNLSGFLYDRAFQDWDESRIGGRVALGYRLTPDLSASLGLTGQSVELSNPRVPGTPEIDDYLGSHNLFTGQFKFIHDTRNSPFAASQGHLLEWSFEQAFGDFNFPKAELDYRRYFLVRQRADGSGKHTLTLGTQFGVSGSDTPVFENFFAGGYATLRGFEFRGASPTVNTAQVGGRFSWISSVEYMAPLTADDAFKAVAFVDFGTVERDFHIKEENFRVAPGFGFRVAIPAMGPAPLAFDFAFPVAYAETDERQVFSFYMSAAR, encoded by the coding sequence ATGCGACATGCAACCCACGAGTCGTCCGTGAAATCGCTCCCGCCGGCTCTTGCAGCCCTGTTCGTATCCACTTCGTTCCTGATCGGTTCGTTGGGCTGCACGCGGATGCCGTCGTCGAACTTTGCCCCGCCGCCGTTTACGTCCAGTCAGTCGATGCGGCCGACAAGCGCGTCGTCGGCCGCGGTTGCATCGTCGCCTGCGTCCACCGCACCAACAGCGGCCGCGCCCCAGGCCAGTGTCGCCGCCAGCCGAGTTTCCACCGGCAGCGCAGCGACCACTGGCAACGTTTGGCCCGGTAGCTCAAACACCGTGGTTCGTGGCCAGGGCGGCGGTGGGTTTTCGCTGCCACCAACGTTCCAAGTCGGCGCTGATGCGGGCCGTCATTCACGCACGCCCCTGCCGGTCAGCGGTCAACCCGACACCCGCGTCGCTCAAGGGCAAAGCAGCGGAACCTTGCCTGCTCCGGCGCAATTAAATGCACCCACGACTTCCCCCGGCTACAGTTCGGCCCAGCCTCCGGCCACCACCGGTGCCATTCCGCCATCGTTTCAAAATGCCCCCGCCGGACCGCCCATCCAAGTTGTCCCCTCAGGTCCTGGGTTTACCGACGGAACCGTGTTTGGCGATCCGGCCTACGCCGGCACCACCTTTCCGCAAGCTCCGCCCTACATGCCGCGTGACAACGTGGCGGATCTCGTGATCAATGGGGCCCCGGGACGTACGGGGCGGATCATGTTGGGCGGTGCCGTTAACAGTGATGCAGGGATCACCGGCCAGTTGACCATCGACGAACGCAACTTCGATATTCGCCGCTGGCCGACCAGTTTTCAGGACTTGTTCAGCGGTACGGCTTTTCGTGGTGACGGCCAGTCGTTTCGCATCGAAGCCGCGCCCGGTAGTACGTATCAACGTTACAGCGTGCAGTTCGGCGAGCCCAACTTGTTTGACACCAATGTCAGTATGAACCTGTCGGGCTTCTTGTACGATCGAGCTTTCCAAGACTGGGATGAAAGCCGTATTGGCGGCCGGGTAGCGTTGGGTTACCGCCTGACGCCCGACCTGTCGGCCTCGCTGGGCTTGACCGGCCAAAGCGTCGAACTTTCCAACCCGCGCGTTCCCGGCACTCCCGAAATCGACGACTACCTGGGGTCCCACAACCTGTTTACCGGGCAATTCAAGTTTATCCACGACACCCGTAACAGTCCCTTTGCGGCCAGCCAGGGGCATCTGTTGGAGTGGAGTTTCGAACAGGCCTTTGGCGACTTTAATTTCCCCAAAGCCGAATTGGATTACCGTCGTTATTTCCTCGTTCGCCAGCGAGCCGATGGCTCCGGCAAGCACACTCTGACGCTGGGCACGCAGTTCGGTGTCAGCGGCAGCGACACACCGGTCTTTGAGAACTTCTTCGCCGGCGGCTACGCCACACTTCGCGGTTTCGAATTCCGCGGCGCCAGCCCCACGGTCAACACGGCCCAAGTCGGCGGTCGGTTCAGCTGGATCAGTTCGGTCGAGTACATGGCGCCGCTGACGGCCGACGACGCCTTTAAAGCGGTTGCGTTCGTCGACTTCGGTACCGTGGAACGCGACTTCCACATCAAGGAAGAGAACTTCCGGGTGGCCCCCGGATTCGGATTCCGCGTAGCGATTCCCGCCATGGGCCCAGCTCCCCTGGCCTTCGACTTCGCCTTCCCGGTCGCCTACGCCGAAACCGACGAACGCCAGGTCTTCAGCTTCTACATGAGTGCAGCCAGGTAG
- a CDS encoding DUF1553 domain-containing protein, giving the protein MRIHRLYLFLPWLLAAVAVADQPVDFNRDIRPILSNKCLLCHGPDESGLEAGLRLDQRDIATSELDSGLVAIQPGKPDESELMVRIATDDEGLRMPPEEHGKPLSEQEVALLRRWIAEGAPFAKHWSYVAARRPEVPEAAKPFSTWPINPVDAFVLRRMRAQGLQPSPPAERAALARRVFLDLTGLPPTVEEVDAFVADEDPQAYEHLVDDLLRRPAFGEHWARKWLDLARYADSAGYADDPARTIWAYRDWVIAAINDNVPFDQFTRDQLAGDLLPEPSEQQLVATAFHRNTLTNSEGGTIDEEFRNEAIVDRVNTTMAVWMGTTMACAQCHTHKYDPLTQEEYFRLFAIFNNTQDADRKDEAPTLPLFTEAQKRQRQQLEAQIADLQQTLQTPTPELQSEQQAWETALQQEASWQTLTPAVVSRRSEQDLAVQQDGIVFTDSVAEQDVYTLEFPLDGKGETPTSINALRLEALPQPESSRKSSGVGGGNFVLTGVRAQLIPRDDPVVKGRYVRVTNHGKGQILSLAEVQVFDGATNVALDGKATQHSTDYAGPPEYAIDGNTDGVYTNKSVTHTAIVDEPWWEVDLGSLQTIERVVIWNRTDNGVGSRLANFSIEVLDEDRQVLWQQTVPDSPAPSMEFSPNNVREVRFVAAFADYYQDHFEAEDVLRGGTGGQDGWAINASPQPHQLVLIPERSLTAERPAMLRVVMEQLSPHKNHLLGRFRWSATDSEVGIERAKVPQPMLAILDQPVAERSADEAAQLAAYFRQHAAPALVAQRQHLAEARERLAALRPATSVPVMREREKGRRETFLQHRGSYLAKGPKVQPGVPAVFPSVPEDQPINRLALATWITRDDNPLTARVLANRYWETLFGRGIVLTSEEFGSQGELPTHPELLDWLATELLAGGWDRKAFLRMLVTSATYRQSAKVESATVDPGNVWLARGPRVRLSAEMVRDQALFVAGLLSPKMYGPPVKPPQPSSGLSAAFGATTDWKTSVGEDRYRRGIYTMWRRSSPYPSMATFDAPNREVCTVRRNSTNTPLQSLVTLNDPVYVEASQSLARIALQADDDLSKQLTHAFHRCVLRPPSEQELAALVALYRDAHAELVDAPEEAVRLASDPLGPLPAGMNAVDAAAMTVVGNVLLNLDEMFLKR; this is encoded by the coding sequence ATGCGAATCCATCGGCTATACCTCTTTTTACCCTGGTTGCTCGCCGCGGTGGCTGTCGCCGATCAACCAGTGGATTTTAATCGCGATATCCGTCCGATCCTGTCCAACAAGTGCCTGCTGTGCCACGGTCCGGATGAAAGCGGATTGGAAGCCGGTTTGCGGCTCGACCAACGCGACATTGCGACTTCGGAACTGGATTCGGGGCTGGTGGCGATTCAGCCGGGCAAGCCGGACGAGAGCGAATTGATGGTGCGGATTGCCACCGACGATGAAGGGCTGCGAATGCCGCCCGAAGAACACGGCAAACCGCTCAGCGAACAAGAGGTGGCGTTGCTGCGTCGCTGGATCGCCGAAGGAGCTCCGTTTGCCAAACATTGGTCGTACGTGGCGGCCCGCCGGCCCGAGGTGCCCGAGGCGGCCAAACCGTTTTCGACTTGGCCGATCAATCCCGTCGATGCGTTTGTGTTGCGGCGGATGCGAGCTCAGGGGCTGCAGCCGTCTCCGCCCGCCGAGCGTGCGGCCCTGGCACGCCGCGTGTTTTTGGATCTGACCGGCTTGCCGCCGACGGTCGAAGAGGTCGACGCGTTTGTGGCCGACGAAGATCCGCAAGCCTACGAACACTTGGTCGACGACCTGCTGCGGCGACCGGCCTTTGGGGAACACTGGGCGCGCAAGTGGTTGGACCTGGCTCGCTATGCCGACAGCGCGGGCTACGCCGACGATCCGGCACGTACGATCTGGGCTTACCGCGATTGGGTGATCGCGGCGATCAACGACAACGTTCCCTTCGATCAATTCACTCGCGATCAGTTGGCTGGCGACCTGCTTCCCGAACCCAGCGAGCAACAACTGGTCGCCACGGCCTTTCACCGCAACACGTTGACCAACAGCGAAGGTGGCACGATCGACGAAGAGTTTCGCAATGAAGCCATCGTCGACCGCGTCAATACAACCATGGCCGTGTGGATGGGCACCACCATGGCCTGCGCCCAGTGCCATACCCACAAGTACGACCCGCTGACCCAGGAAGAGTACTTTCGTCTGTTTGCGATTTTTAACAACACGCAAGACGCCGACCGCAAAGACGAAGCCCCTACCCTGCCCTTGTTCACCGAAGCCCAGAAACGGCAGCGACAGCAGCTGGAAGCTCAGATCGCCGACCTGCAGCAAACCCTGCAGACGCCGACCCCCGAACTGCAATCCGAACAACAAGCCTGGGAAACAGCTTTGCAGCAGGAGGCGTCTTGGCAGACCTTGACCCCGGCCGTGGTGAGCCGTCGCAGCGAACAAGACCTGGCCGTGCAGCAAGACGGCATCGTGTTTACCGACAGCGTGGCCGAGCAGGACGTGTACACGCTGGAGTTCCCCCTGGACGGCAAGGGCGAAACGCCGACGTCGATCAACGCCTTGCGGCTGGAGGCACTACCACAGCCCGAATCGTCGCGCAAGTCGTCCGGGGTGGGCGGCGGTAATTTTGTTTTGACCGGTGTCCGCGCCCAATTGATTCCGCGGGACGACCCAGTTGTCAAAGGACGCTATGTCCGCGTCACCAATCACGGCAAAGGGCAAATTCTGTCACTTGCAGAAGTCCAGGTATTCGACGGGGCGACCAACGTGGCCCTCGATGGCAAGGCGACGCAGCATTCCACCGACTATGCCGGACCGCCCGAATATGCCATCGATGGGAACACCGATGGCGTCTATACCAATAAATCGGTGACGCACACGGCAATCGTCGACGAACCATGGTGGGAAGTCGATTTGGGATCCTTGCAGACGATCGAACGGGTGGTGATTTGGAATCGCACCGACAACGGTGTCGGATCACGATTGGCAAATTTTTCGATCGAAGTATTGGACGAAGATCGCCAAGTGCTGTGGCAGCAAACCGTGCCCGACTCCCCCGCTCCTTCGATGGAGTTTTCACCGAACAACGTGCGTGAGGTTCGCTTCGTCGCTGCGTTTGCCGATTATTACCAGGATCATTTCGAAGCCGAAGATGTGTTGCGTGGCGGTACCGGCGGGCAGGATGGTTGGGCCATCAACGCTTCACCGCAGCCGCATCAATTGGTGCTGATACCCGAGCGCAGCCTCACAGCCGAGCGTCCGGCGATGCTGCGGGTCGTGATGGAACAGTTGTCGCCTCATAAAAACCATCTGCTGGGACGGTTCCGTTGGAGCGCGACCGATAGCGAAGTCGGTATTGAGCGGGCGAAAGTGCCGCAACCCATGCTGGCGATTCTCGATCAGCCGGTCGCCGAGCGTAGCGCCGACGAGGCCGCTCAGTTGGCTGCGTACTTCCGTCAGCACGCCGCGCCCGCGCTGGTCGCCCAGCGACAGCATTTGGCCGAGGCCCGCGAGCGTTTGGCGGCGCTGCGGCCGGCGACCTCGGTGCCCGTGATGCGCGAGCGGGAGAAGGGACGCCGGGAAACGTTCCTGCAGCATCGCGGTAGCTATTTGGCCAAAGGTCCCAAGGTGCAGCCCGGAGTGCCCGCCGTGTTCCCTTCGGTACCTGAAGATCAACCCATCAATCGCTTGGCCCTGGCCACTTGGATTACTCGTGACGACAATCCCCTGACCGCTCGCGTCCTGGCCAACCGCTACTGGGAAACCCTGTTCGGCCGCGGCATCGTGCTGACCAGCGAGGAGTTTGGTTCGCAAGGGGAACTGCCCACGCATCCCGAATTGTTGGACTGGTTGGCTACCGAGTTGCTCGCCGGCGGTTGGGATCGCAAAGCCTTTCTGAGGATGTTGGTAACGTCGGCCACATATCGCCAGAGTGCCAAAGTGGAATCGGCCACCGTGGACCCAGGTAACGTTTGGCTTGCCCGCGGTCCACGGGTGCGATTGAGCGCCGAGATGGTCCGCGATCAGGCGCTGTTTGTGGCGGGATTATTAAGTCCCAAGATGTACGGCCCGCCGGTCAAACCGCCGCAGCCCAGCAGTGGATTGTCGGCCGCTTTTGGAGCGACGACCGATTGGAAAACCAGTGTCGGCGAAGACCGATATCGACGCGGCATCTATACGATGTGGCGACGCAGCAGTCCCTATCCCTCGATGGCCACCTTCGACGCACCCAATCGTGAAGTCTGTACGGTTCGCCGCAACAGCACCAATACTCCGCTGCAATCGCTAGTGACCCTGAATGACCCGGTGTATGTGGAAGCCAGTCAGTCGTTGGCTCGCATTGCTTTGCAGGCCGATGACGATTTGAGCAAACAGTTGACGCACGCCTTTCATCGTTGTGTGTTGCGGCCGCCCAGCGAGCAGGAACTGGCGGCGTTGGTTGCGTTGTATCGCGATGCTCACGCCGAATTGGTCGATGCGCCCGAGGAAGCCGTCCGCTTGGCCAGCGATCCCTTGGGGCCACTGCCCGCGGGGATGAACGCGGTGGATGCGGCCGCCATGACCGTGGTTGGCAACGTGTTGCTGAACTTGGACGAGATGTTTTTGAAAAGGTGA
- a CDS encoding BamA/OMP85 family outer membrane protein — MPQWLALFNVFCFTLLFTLTTSTPSHAQMGGGGMGGSGGGAPPPNERARFREHVHDMGGLRIRRESGDTIVTSVEIRGNRFVGTAKVLQLLETRPDRLFDEEMVLSDIRKLNEFGAFSDVRYRIEDRPEGKHVIFEVVELPTVSDVVYFGNRGLNDRELRGRSGVQANDPLNEFTIESAVRRLEDYYREQGFNNAVISSQVGHQGDPRAVVFRISEGVKERIHRIRIVGNQIEGEARLKKVIRSRDSFMRVGDYIGNTANLQQIDADVDILTSYYRNLGFLRAHVSRLIEYDETGKWLNVTFVVVENERYIINDIKIVGNQFVPEEQLRERLTLKPGEFFSGMKLNLDTSELMYSYGTLGFIYCEVEPQPVMRDEPDRVDLVFKINEGDRWKIGQIFVNIEGEPHLMRETMLLNQLDLVEGQYIDRRKLESGRNVLNRLQLFETNPTLADAPDIKVVPQEDSFDYEY; from the coding sequence ATGCCGCAATGGCTGGCGTTGTTTAACGTCTTTTGCTTCACGTTATTGTTCACCCTCACCACCTCGACGCCTTCCCACGCCCAAATGGGCGGCGGCGGAATGGGCGGCAGTGGGGGCGGTGCGCCCCCGCCCAACGAACGCGCTCGTTTTCGTGAGCACGTCCACGACATGGGGGGACTGCGAATCCGCCGCGAATCGGGTGACACGATCGTGACCAGCGTGGAAATTCGCGGCAACCGCTTCGTGGGTACCGCCAAAGTCCTACAGCTGCTCGAAACCCGGCCCGACCGCCTCTTCGACGAAGAGATGGTGCTCAGCGACATTCGCAAACTAAACGAGTTCGGCGCCTTTTCCGATGTCCGCTACCGAATCGAAGACCGCCCCGAAGGCAAACACGTGATTTTCGAGGTCGTCGAACTGCCCACCGTCTCCGACGTCGTGTACTTCGGCAACCGCGGCCTGAATGATCGCGAGCTGCGCGGCCGCTCGGGCGTCCAAGCCAACGACCCGCTAAACGAGTTCACCATCGAATCGGCCGTCCGGCGACTGGAAGACTACTACCGCGAACAAGGCTTCAACAACGCCGTCATCAGCTCCCAGGTCGGCCACCAAGGCGACCCTCGAGCCGTCGTGTTCCGGATCAGCGAAGGCGTCAAGGAACGCATCCACCGCATCCGCATCGTAGGCAACCAGATCGAAGGCGAAGCCCGACTGAAAAAAGTCATCCGCTCGCGCGACTCCTTCATGCGAGTGGGCGACTACATCGGCAACACCGCCAACTTGCAACAGATCGATGCCGACGTGGACATCCTGACCAGCTACTACCGCAACCTGGGTTTCCTGCGAGCCCATGTGAGTCGCTTGATCGAATACGACGAAACCGGCAAGTGGTTGAACGTCACGTTTGTGGTCGTCGAAAACGAACGTTACATCATCAACGACATCAAAATTGTGGGCAATCAATTTGTTCCCGAAGAACAGCTCCGCGAACGCCTGACGCTGAAACCCGGCGAATTCTTCAGCGGCATGAAGCTGAACCTGGATACCAGCGAATTGATGTACTCCTACGGCACGTTGGGTTTCATCTACTGCGAAGTCGAACCGCAACCGGTGATGCGTGACGAGCCAGACCGCGTCGACCTGGTGTTCAAGATCAACGAAGGCGATCGCTGGAAGATTGGTCAGATCTTCGTCAACATCGAGGGCGAACCGCACCTGATGCGGGAGACGATGCTGCTGAACCAACTGGACTTGGTGGAAGGCCAATACATCGACCGGCGGAAACTGGAAAGCGGCCGCAACGTGCTGAATCGCCTGCAACTGTTTGAAACCAATCCGACGCTGGCCGATGCCCCGGACATCAAAGTGGTTCCTCAGGAGGATAGCTTTGACTACGAATACTAA
- a CDS encoding AIM24 family protein, whose amino-acid sequence MTNYTLEEFVTSNQQDAAKTDYFQLENDRMLEVNLNGEVWTKTGSMVAYVGQIKFEREKILERGIGNLLKKTVTGEGARLTRAIGQGRLYLADEGKTIQILKLENQSIYVNGNDLLAFEPTLSWDIKMMRKMAALMSGGLFNVLVQGTGLVAITSHFEPLALMVRPGQPVRTDPNATICWSGNLQPEFKTDVSLKTFFGRGSGESIQMEFNGDGFVVIQPYEEVVFQNTGASG is encoded by the coding sequence ATGACCAACTACACGCTCGAAGAGTTCGTTACCAGCAACCAGCAGGACGCTGCTAAAACGGATTATTTCCAGCTGGAAAATGACCGCATGCTGGAAGTGAACCTGAATGGCGAGGTCTGGACCAAAACCGGTTCGATGGTCGCCTACGTCGGGCAAATCAAATTTGAACGCGAGAAAATCCTCGAACGCGGCATCGGCAACCTGCTGAAAAAAACCGTCACCGGCGAGGGAGCTCGACTGACCCGAGCGATCGGACAAGGACGCCTGTACTTGGCCGACGAAGGCAAAACGATCCAGATCCTGAAACTGGAAAACCAATCGATCTACGTCAACGGCAACGACCTGCTGGCCTTTGAACCGACGCTGTCCTGGGACATCAAAATGATGCGAAAGATGGCCGCGTTGATGTCCGGCGGCCTGTTTAACGTGCTGGTTCAAGGCACCGGATTGGTCGCCATCACCAGCCACTTCGAGCCGCTGGCCCTGATGGTTCGCCCCGGCCAACCCGTGCGGACCGACCCCAACGCGACGATCTGCTGGTCCGGTAACCTGCAGCCCGAATTCAAAACCGATGTGTCGCTGAAAACCTTCTTCGGTCGCGGCAGTGGCGAATCGATCCAGATGGAATTCAACGGTGACGGGTTTGTGGTCATCCAGCCCTACGAAGAAGTTGTGTTCCAAAACACCGGCGCGAGCGGCTGA
- a CDS encoding DUF1501 domain-containing protein encodes MNPLMQRLQQQTRRHFLSNSGIGLGALALSTLGGQAARADVPIDAVQPLATRQPHFAPTAKRVIYLHLTGSPPNLDCYDYKPELVKRDGQDCPQSFLEGRTFAFTSGVPKLMGTPRKFAQYGQSGSWLSDAVPHFHDPEVVDQMCFVHSMNSDQFNHAPAELLIYTGSPRSGRPSLGAWATYGLGTENQDLPGFVVLISSGVQPNGGVNSFGSGFLPSVFQGVQCRSKGDPVLYASDPPGMDRSLRRRSLDALKQLNEYQSQQLGHPETLTRIAQYELAFRMQASVPDVMDIKQETQATMDAYGAKPGEASFANNCLLARRLVEDGVRYVQLFDWGWDFHGTSKATGLQSGLTNKWAATDKPIAALIKDLKQRDLLKDTLVICGGEFGRTPFREGRTAGSQVLGRDHYPDCFTMWMAGGGVKPGFHYGQTDELGFGVTENKVHVHDLQATIMHLLGFDHERLTHRFQGRDYRLTDVHGHVVHDLLA; translated from the coding sequence ATGAATCCCTTGATGCAACGCTTGCAGCAGCAAACCCGTCGTCACTTCTTGTCCAATTCCGGGATTGGGTTGGGCGCGCTGGCGCTGTCGACGCTTGGTGGTCAAGCGGCGCGAGCCGATGTGCCGATCGACGCGGTGCAGCCCCTGGCGACGCGGCAGCCGCACTTTGCGCCCACGGCCAAGCGAGTGATCTATCTGCATCTGACCGGTTCGCCGCCCAATTTGGACTGTTACGATTACAAGCCCGAGCTGGTCAAACGCGACGGCCAAGATTGCCCGCAAAGTTTCTTAGAAGGCCGTACCTTTGCGTTCACCTCGGGCGTGCCCAAGCTGATGGGCACGCCGCGAAAGTTCGCTCAGTACGGCCAGAGCGGCAGTTGGTTATCCGACGCCGTGCCGCACTTCCATGATCCCGAAGTGGTCGATCAGATGTGCTTCGTGCACTCGATGAATTCCGACCAATTTAATCATGCGCCGGCGGAGTTGTTGATCTATACCGGTTCGCCGCGATCGGGGCGGCCTTCGCTTGGGGCTTGGGCCACGTATGGTCTGGGAACCGAAAACCAGGACCTGCCGGGATTTGTGGTCTTGATCAGCAGCGGCGTGCAGCCCAACGGCGGCGTGAATTCGTTTGGCAGCGGGTTTTTGCCCTCGGTGTTTCAGGGCGTGCAGTGTCGCAGCAAGGGCGACCCGGTGTTGTACGCGTCGGATCCTCCAGGCATGGATCGCAGTTTGCGGCGTCGCTCGTTGGATGCGCTGAAGCAATTGAACGAATACCAGTCGCAGCAGTTGGGGCACCCCGAAACGTTGACCCGAATCGCGCAGTACGAGTTGGCTTTCCGGATGCAGGCCTCGGTTCCCGATGTGATGGACATCAAGCAGGAGACGCAGGCCACCATGGATGCGTATGGAGCCAAACCGGGCGAGGCCAGCTTTGCCAATAATTGCTTGTTGGCTCGCCGCTTGGTGGAAGACGGCGTACGGTACGTCCAGTTGTTCGACTGGGGCTGGGATTTTCACGGCACCAGCAAAGCCACGGGCTTGCAGTCGGGTTTAACCAATAAGTGGGCCGCGACCGACAAACCCATCGCGGCGTTGATCAAAGATTTGAAGCAGCGTGATTTGTTAAAAGACACGTTGGTCATCTGTGGTGGTGAATTCGGGCGGACGCCATTTCGCGAAGGCCGTACGGCGGGCAGCCAAGTCTTGGGCCGCGACCATTACCCGGATTGTTTCACGATGTGGATGGCCGGAGGCGGCGTGAAACCCGGTTTCCATTACGGGCAAACCGATGAGCTGGGGTTTGGCGTTACGGAAAACAAAGTCCACGTGCACGATCTGCAAGCCACCATCATGCACCTGTTGGGCTTCGATCACGAGCGCTTAACGCATCGTTTTCAAGGCCGCGATTACCGGCTAACCGACGTCCACGGCCACGTCGTCCACGACCTCTTGGCGTAA